The Bacteroidia bacterium genome includes a region encoding these proteins:
- a CDS encoding glycosyltransferase family 9 protein: MNVNRKIRIDRLLGLPIAYFLNFSARILGFILRINHRVARDYKTIAVAKFLGLGSILQATPLLQTLKKNFPNSKMIFVTSEENLFLLQHFPVVDEVIVLSEKKISSLIFSTFSVLRKLWKRKVELYIDLEIYSNFSSIITTCSLATNRFGFFKSDKNYRMGMYTHMMYFNLQAPVSEVYLQFARLLGCSDLTHDLLAPLLSDDEKDSAEKTLTAFDLKENSYIVINPNASELRLERRWAKENFIAVIQYLLSEKKEFKIVLIGNKKEQEYVKTISESFSGNNNFIDTSGRLTLLELIVLIQKSALLFTNDTGPMHLAFALKKKTVALFGPCSPIHYGNSENCIALYKNVYCSPCVHEFVTPPCKGDNQCMKKIIVLEALTAIDISLSLNILPKTKNPIIYENEAQQPLGVVLRQKE; the protein is encoded by the coding sequence ATGAATGTAAATCGAAAAATACGAATTGATCGTTTATTGGGTTTGCCGATTGCTTATTTTTTAAATTTTTCGGCACGCATTTTAGGATTTATTTTACGCATAAATCATCGCGTAGCACGCGATTACAAAACGATTGCGGTTGCAAAGTTTTTAGGATTAGGAAGCATTTTACAAGCCACTCCACTTTTGCAGACCTTGAAAAAAAATTTCCCGAACAGCAAAATGATTTTTGTAACGAGCGAGGAAAATCTTTTCTTATTGCAACATTTTCCTGTAGTGGACGAAGTAATTGTATTGTCGGAAAAAAAAATCTCTTCACTTATTTTTTCTACCTTTTCAGTGCTTCGAAAACTGTGGAAACGAAAAGTAGAATTATACATTGATTTAGAAATTTATTCCAACTTTAGTAGTATTATCACTACTTGTAGCCTTGCTACCAATCGTTTTGGTTTTTTTAAAAGCGATAAAAATTACCGCATGGGAATGTACACTCACATGATGTATTTTAATTTGCAAGCGCCCGTTTCGGAAGTGTATTTACAGTTTGCGCGATTGCTTGGTTGCTCCGATTTGACGCACGATTTATTGGCGCCTCTACTTTCGGATGATGAAAAAGATAGTGCTGAAAAAACGCTGACAGCATTTGATTTAAAAGAAAATTCATATATCGTTATTAACCCAAATGCATCGGAATTACGTTTGGAAAGACGTTGGGCAAAAGAAAATTTTATCGCCGTAATCCAATATCTTTTATCAGAAAAAAAAGAATTTAAAATTGTACTTATTGGAAATAAAAAAGAGCAAGAATATGTGAAAACGATTTCAGAAAGTTTTTCTGGAAATAATAATTTTATTGATACTTCCGGCAGGTTAACACTTTTAGAATTAATCGTTTTGATACAGAAATCTGCTTTGCTTTTTACCAATGATACAGGTCCGATGCACCTTGCTTTTGCGCTCAAAAAAAAGACGGTGGCGCTTTTTGGTCCTTGCTCTCCGATACATTATGGGAATTCAGAAAATTGCATTGCATTGTACAAAAACGTGTATTGCAGTCCATGTGTGCACGAGTTTGTAACGCCGCCTTGTAAAGGAGATAATCAATGTATGAAAAAAATAATTGTTTTGGAAGCACTTACTGCCATTGATATTTCTTTGTCGTTAAACATATTACCTAAAACTAAAAATCCCATTATTTATGAAAATGAAGCGCAACAACCTTTAGGCGTCGTGTTGCGGCAGAAGGAATAA
- the lysS gene encoding lysine--tRNA ligase produces MELSEQEVLRRQSLQELITLGINPYPAELFEINASAQDIHQNYERDKLNYKNISLAGRLMSRRIMGNAAFAELQDATGRIQIYVKRDEICSGEDTTLYNTVFKKLLDIGDIIGVSGYVFTTQVGEISIHVTSLKVLSKSLRPLPIVKTDSEGNVHDAFTDPEMRYRQRYVDLIVNQDVKETFIKRTKITQSLRDTFNAKGYLEVETPILQAIPGGAAARPFKTHHNALDMPLYLRIANELYLKRLIVGGFDGVYEFAKDFRNEGMDRTHNPEFTVMEIYVAYKDYFWMMDFTEEMIEKVALDLHGKTKVKVGEKEIDFQRPFKRITMYDSIKEYTGIDISAMDETQLREACTKLDIHTEPSMGKGKLIDEIFGAKCEHHYIQPTFITDYPEEMSPLTKKHRSKPGLVERFELMVNGKELCNAYSELNDPIDQRARFEEQMKLAAKGDDEAMFIDQDFLRALEYGMPPTSGMGMGIDRLAMIMTNSPSIQDVLFFPQMRPETIKKVTIELKPEEEKILEELKKQSSATLASMSESTGISKNQLQKMMNALEEKKLVKREGPIYQIID; encoded by the coding sequence ATGGAATTATCGGAACAAGAAGTCCTTAGAAGACAATCTTTACAAGAATTAATTACACTCGGAATCAATCCGTATCCCGCAGAACTCTTTGAAATCAATGCTTCCGCGCAAGATATTCATCAAAATTATGAACGCGATAAACTGAATTATAAAAATATTTCGTTGGCAGGACGCTTGATGTCGCGCCGTATTATGGGCAACGCCGCTTTCGCAGAATTGCAAGATGCCACAGGACGTATTCAGATTTACGTGAAACGCGACGAAATTTGTAGCGGAGAAGACACGACTTTGTATAATACTGTATTTAAGAAACTCTTGGATATTGGCGATATCATTGGTGTTTCGGGATATGTATTTACGACGCAAGTGGGCGAAATTTCCATTCATGTTACGTCGCTTAAAGTATTGAGTAAATCGCTGCGCCCACTTCCCATCGTAAAAACAGACAGCGAAGGAAATGTGCATGATGCGTTTACTGATCCGGAAATGCGCTACCGTCAGCGTTACGTGGATCTAATCGTGAACCAAGATGTAAAAGAAACGTTTATCAAGCGTACGAAAATCACACAATCGTTGCGCGACACATTTAATGCAAAAGGATATTTAGAAGTGGAAACGCCCATTTTGCAAGCCATTCCGGGCGGTGCAGCTGCTCGCCCTTTTAAAACGCATCACAATGCCTTAGATATGCCGCTGTATTTGCGTATCGCGAATGAATTGTATCTCAAAAGACTGATTGTTGGCGGATTTGATGGCGTGTATGAATTTGCAAAAGATTTCCGTAACGAAGGAATGGATCGCACGCACAATCCCGAATTTACGGTGATGGAAATTTACGTGGCTTACAAAGATTATTTCTGGATGATGGATTTTACGGAAGAAATGATTGAGAAAGTGGCGCTCGATTTACACGGAAAAACAAAAGTTAAAGTGGGCGAAAAAGAAATTGATTTTCAGCGTCCGTTTAAACGCATCACCATGTACGATTCGATTAAAGAATATACCGGAATTGATATTTCTGCGATGGACGAAACGCAATTGCGCGAAGCGTGTACGAAACTCGACATCCACACGGAACCATCGATGGGCAAAGGAAAATTAATTGATGAAATTTTTGGAGCAAAATGCGAACACCATTATATACAGCCTACTTTTATTACAGATTATCCAGAAGAAATGTCGCCGCTTACTAAAAAACACCGTAGTAAACCTGGACTGGTAGAGCGTTTCGAGTTAATGGTAAACGGAAAAGAATTGTGTAATGCGTATTCCGAATTAAACGATCCAATTGATCAGCGCGCGCGTTTTGAAGAACAAATGAAACTCGCAGCAAAAGGCGACGACGAAGCAATGTTTATCGACCAAGATTTTTTACGCGCCTTGGAATACGGCATGCCACCTACATCTGGAATGGGAATGGGAATCGATCGTTTGGCGATGATTATGACTAATTCTCCATCCATTCAAGATGTATTATTTTTTCCGCAAATGCGTCCGGAAACTATAAAAAAAGTAACAATAGAATTAAAGCCAGAAGAGGAGAAAATTTTGGAAGAATTAAAAAAACAAAGTTCGGCAACGCTCGCCAGTATGAGCGAAAGTACCGGTATTTCCAAAAATCAATTACAAAAAATGATGAATGCATTAGAAGAAAAAAAGTTAGTAAAAAGAGAAGGACCGATTTATCAAATAATCGATTAA
- a CDS encoding cation diffusion facilitator family transporter, producing the protein MSESLQKKAFKNQWHFPHYTNERRMRVVVVITAITMVAEIWYGHHSRSMALLADGWHMASHVFAMGLTWIVYVVSRRNTASKKYFFKQEKLLALSGFTSAIALLAVAIIMAIESASRLLNPLPINFSEALFVESIGLIVNVICTFFLHHDKSQSDHNIRAAYIHILADAVSGLGAIIALTLGLLYHLFFFDAMSGIISAFIITRWSLRLIKDAGGELIDFKKSDKTENRN; encoded by the coding sequence ATGTCGGAATCGCTTCAAAAAAAGGCTTTTAAAAATCAGTGGCACTTTCCGCATTACACCAATGAGCGCAGAATGCGCGTGGTCGTGGTCATTACAGCAATTACGATGGTTGCCGAAATTTGGTACGGGCATCACAGTCGTTCGATGGCTTTGCTGGCAGACGGCTGGCACATGGCTTCGCACGTTTTTGCGATGGGCTTAACGTGGATAGTTTATGTCGTTTCGAGAAGAAATACAGCTTCAAAAAAATATTTTTTCAAACAAGAAAAGCTGCTTGCACTTTCTGGATTTACCAGTGCTATCGCTTTGTTGGCGGTTGCCATTATTATGGCAATTGAATCGGCAAGTCGTTTACTAAATCCATTGCCAATTAATTTTAGCGAAGCTTTATTCGTCGAGAGTATTGGATTGATTGTAAATGTTATTTGTACGTTTTTTTTACATCACGATAAATCGCAAAGCGATCACAATATTCGCGCGGCATACATCCATATTTTAGCAGATGCTGTTTCTGGCTTAGGCGCCATCATTGCGTTAACATTGGGTTTGCTATATCATCTTTTCTTTTTTGATGCAATGAGTGGAATTATCAGCGCATTTATTATTACGCGATGGTCGCTGCGCTTGATAAAAGATGCAGGAGGAGAATTGATTGATTTCAAGAAAAGCGACAAGACAGAAAACAGAAACTGA